Genomic DNA from Chlorocebus sabaeus isolate Y175 chromosome 6, mChlSab1.0.hap1, whole genome shotgun sequence:
ctcctgagtagctgggactacaggtgcccgccaccacgcccggttaattttttgtatttttagtagagatgacgtttcaccatgttagccaggatggtcttgatctcctgaccttgtgatccacctgccttggcctcccaaagtgctgagattacaggtgtgagctaccgtgcctggccttagctgtttattttaaagaaatcatgCATGTGGAAGTTTGAAAAACATCCATAGTAGTTGAGTGTAATTTGAAAAGACTCACTGCCAGCATATCCTGGTCCACTCCAAGCTCGGGCACTTGCTCTAGCCACCCCCAAATGCTCTCTTttgacaattttttattttttttgagatggggtcttgctctgttgcccagcccaggctggagtacaatgatctGATGATAGCTttttgcagcctcaacctcctaggctcaagtgatcttcccacctcagcctcttgagtagctgggactacaggtgtatcctgccactcccagctaatttttaaattttttgtagagatggagtcttactatgttgcccaggctagtcttgaactcctggcctgggctcaggcaatcctcctgcctcagcctgtcaaagCACTGGTGTTATAGGTAtaaagcactgtgcctggcctttcaaTAATTTCTTAAGCATACTGTCagtgtttctttttataaaaacaagcaatttCAACTGCATATTTTTTGTACTCTTGTTGGTTCTGTAATGAGTAGTTGGACTCCACATGTTTTGATTTTGGCTGTGGACATCATAAGCCTcacccttctctcttctcctcatgTTGCACACCTGGGCAAGCTGAAAAAGTCTGGGAGCAGGAAATTCAAACCACAGAAGCCCCTGCCCTTGAGCAGGAACTCTCTTGTAGCCCCACCCCCAAACTACAATAAAAAACCCAGGCCAGGAGGCTTTCTTTGCTCTCTGAAACTATGTCACACCTGCTTGACCAGCCTGCCCTGCTTTCCCCAGGACCTCCGTGATCACAGTAGTAAGTCTTTTCATACTCTTTTGGTATCTGTTTTCCATGCTGTTATTAGTGTCAACATTGGAACAACATAGGAATTGGTACCATGAACATGGTGTTCAGACATTGACCGTCACCCCATGGGTCTGTTGCACTGAATTGCTACCTGCTCTGTTGCTTGATGGCCAGCATGCACTTTCAGCTGCTGCTTTCTGGGAAGCTAGTACTTTGAGTTGTGCTACTCTGTGTTGCATGTTGAGCCCTGCCAAGTCTGGGTTCTATGTTTAGCCAACTGGAGTTGGCAGTTTTGATAATTCCTTGGCTTTTAGGAAGAGGAATATGAGATTGGGATACTCCTTAAAGTGGTCCCGGGTAGTGTTTCTTGGCCTGGACTTATCTGTGTGTTTTGGAGTGAAGCTGTGACTGCTGCTGACCTGACATACAAGGTGCTCATGGGAAAGACTACCTGCCAGAGCagtcatttttgaaaaagagacaaaagagagGGGGAAAGGCAGCTGTTAGATGGTGGGCCGAGTCCACACTCCTAATAGCACAGGTCTCACAGGGATCCTTAAGTGCTGCTACTGTTGCTCTATTGCAGCAAGGATGCTGACCCTCGGGATTATAGGGCACACTCATGGTTCCTCTGCAGCATTGCAAAGGGTTCATTCAAAGCCAGCTTAAGGCCCAGGTCCTTAAACTCTGTAAAGCAGCCACGAGGGACAGGCCCCTAAGCCTGATAATAGTGATTTGTGGCTCTCTGGAGGGAAAAGAACACCCCTCCCCTGTCGAGAGGATTTTGCTGTCAAAATATACCCagggacaaaaacaaaaacaaaacaaacatgtttggaaggaaaggaacaaaagaaaatatgctgaGAAAGAGGTCCACAATTTGACCCAATTGGAAATTCCAAATAGACTAAAGGAATTTagacaacaaaaaagataaaagagccTCTCTGTCATAGGCTCTGTATTAATTTTAACATCTTATGTAATGTATTAATTGACACACTATAGGATTAGCCAATATGAGGGCTCAAATTATGGTTATACATGGGAGACCCACTAAAATTTAAGCAAGGTATCCCCTAATAATCTTAAGGGAGTTACTGAATATAAAATAGAGGACAAATAAATATGTCTCATCTTAGCCATCATAACTGTGCCTAAATTCCCCATGTTCATGGCACCCAGTGTCCTAAAATATCCCAGAGTGAACAGGTAAACTCTAAACCAGTGAGTCATaagtgaaatttaaattaaatttaaatgaaatctttGGCACTTACAAATTGGcttgacagaatgagaccctatggAACTTACTCCCTAGTTAAATTAGTTATGATGGCTCAATATAAATTGAACAGGGCCTTGAAGgattgaaaaatattatataaaacctATTTAGCGGGGAAGTGATTGCTTCTCATTTTAACAGTACACTTTGGCCTTTCTTAAACTTGCAAAGAATGAATGGCAACCCACAATGGATTACCACAACCTTAATGCTGTGGTTGCACTCATTAAGCCCCTATACCAATACCCAACATGGAAATTACTGACACCATCCAACTGATCTCACAGATTTCACCATCTCACAGATTTGTATATGTCTGTTCTGTTTCTCACCATCTCACAGATTTGTGTATGTCTGTTCTGTTTCTCACCATCTCACGGATTTGTTTATGTCTGTTCTGTTTAGTGCTTATTTCAACAGCCACTTAGCTATAGTTTGCAGTTTTACCTCTGAAGGCTGATTATACACCTTTACCTAGTTTCCCAAGGGAACCTCAACAGCCTTGCCATCGCAGTCTTTGCATGCGAAATCTGAACTGCATCCACCTTTCTCCAGGAGCACAGGTATGACATTACATTAATGACAGCCTTGTCTGAGGACATTGTTTTGACATTCATTCAGGAtacataaatattgaaaaaaaaatagagcttacAAAAAGTCCATTGCTCCACATATAAAATAAGAGACTTTTATGTTTTGGTTAAATTCCTAAAAACCATTTGGTAAAAGGAGGGCCGCTCCATCCCTGACACTACTATGAAATAGCTATTGTCCCTCTGACTACCCACGGCATCTTCTAGGTTCTTTTGATGTTCTGGAGGCAACATAGTCCttgtttataaattttacttAAGCTCATTTATGCTGTTACTTGCAAATTGGCCCACCTTAAATGGGTACCATTTTACAAAAGGCTCTAGagtctttttcattctcttaacacaGAGCTTTCATAGAGGAGgagctttttcattttaatgaagtcaAACTTACTGATTTATTTTGTGTGGATTTTGCTTATATCTAAAAATTTATCACCAAACCCAGGGTCACCTacgttttcttctttgttaactTTTAGGTATCCTAtagctttacttttctttttgagacaaggtctccctctgttgcccaggccagagtgcagtagtgcaatcttggcttactgcagcctcaacctcctgggtgcaagcactcctcccacttcagcctcctgagtaggtgggactccaagtgtgcaccaccacacctggctaatttttgtattttttgtagagatcggtTCCcacttagttgcccaggctggtctaaaactcctcacttcaagctgtcctcctgccatggcctcccagagtgctgggattacaggcatgagccactgctcctggcctagattttacatttagatctatgatccattttgagcgaGTTTTTGTTTAAGGTGTAACGTCTGTTTCTAAATTCgtgtttttttcattgtgttttgcatgtggatgttcaGTTTTTCCAACACTGTTGACAAAGGCTATCTTTTTTCATTGAATTACCATTGGTCATTTGTTGAAAACCAGGTGACTCATTGAGTCTATACTACACCAATGTGAGTCTGTAAGAAAGCAGttgacttgtgtgtgtgtgtgtgtgtgtgtgtatatgtgtgtgtgtgtatatatatatatattttttttttgagacggagtcttgttttgtcgcccaggctggagtgcagtggcttgatcttggctcactgcaagctccgcctcccgggttcacgccattctcctgcctcagcctcccgagtagctgggactacaagcgcccgccaccacgcccggctaattttttgtatttttagtagagacggggtttcactgtgttagccaggatggtcttgatctcctgacctcgtgatccgcccacctcggcctcccaaaatgctgggattacaggcgtgagccaccgtgcctggcgagATTTTATACTTAGACAATCATGTCACATGCCACAAAGACAGtgatatttcttccttccctatctgtgtctcttctcccctcccctctcctctcctctcattAGTTACACTTTGGGTATAAtctgttgagtaggagtggtaaGAGGGAACATCTTTGCCCATTTCCTCATCTTACCAGGAAAGCATCTAGTTTCTCACTATTAAATATGATATTAGCGGCAGGTTTCCTATAAATACTGCTTCTCAAAAAGAGGAAGGTCTGTCTCCAGTTTCTTATCATAAATGCATGTTGGATTTTGCccataactttttcatttttatttttcccacttaTATTTGTGATATTAGTAATTTctattctctctttgttttttagttAGCGTACCGTACATTTATCAAatatattgatcttttcaaataaacacctttggttttgtttaatttctctttttattatttcttctgttgtGCGTTTACTTTGGGTTTTATTTGctcatattttcttgcttttctaatgTAGAtgattagattcttttttttttttttttttttttttttgagacggagtctgctgTGTctcccatactggagtgcagtggcgccatctcagcttggctcactgcaagctctgcctcccggattcacgccattctcctatctcagcctcctaagtagctgggactacaggcgcccgccaccacgcccggctaattttttgtatttttagtagagacggggtttcaccctgttagccaggatggtctcgatctcctgacctcgtgatccacctgcctcggcctcccaaagtgctgggattacaggtgtgagccaccacgcccggctagattctttttttataggcagaatgtcactctgttgcccaggctggagtacagtgctgcaatctcggctcactgcaacctctgcatcctgggttcaagcgattcttctgcttcagcctcccaagtagctgggattacaggtgtgagccaccgcgcccagccctgttcatttatttttactttgcatACTAGTTCATTTATATTGCACGTATGTCAGATATTTTTCTGCTGCTTTGTggtttgtcttttaactttcttgATTTTAGGATATTTGAAGTTTTCAGTCTCCTCCTTTATGGCTTACTCTTACATGAGAAAATTCTCCCTActcttgcatttaaaaaaaattgcctgtGACTTTTGAAAGAGTTTTAATTCTATTCTTCACGTTTAAATCTACATTAAATTGATTATTGTCTATGGAATAGAGCTAATGCAATGCTTTTTCCAATTAGATAACAGTTTGTCTCTTCTACATGTATTAAAGTGTTAGTGATATCTTCCATTCCCCTACAATGCTTGCTCTATCATTAATCAATTTTCCTTATAAATGCCAGTCCATTGAAGACACTTTCCCCCTCTCTTGTTCTATTTATCTCTCTGCGTGTTATGCTGTTAGGAGGGTTATAGTTTGAAAATCGTTGATACATACTAGGCAAGTATTTATGTTGCTCTTCAAAAGACTTTACCCATTGTTTGACATTTATTATTCCTCTTAGGTTTGGAAAAGTAGTTTTTCTTGACTCCTAATAAGTCTGTTTTAGGGATTTGTAGAATTTTATAAAGATATCATTTGGGAGCAGTGGCATCTTGTTGACACTGAGTTTGTTCTAAGAACATGTACCAACTTTCACCTTGATTTAATTCTGCTTTGACTTTAcccaataacatttttttaaattaggattgTTAAATATCCTTCATTAGCCTTATTTAGTCATAGTTGGCATGGAGGAAAGCAGATGCAAGCCTTTAAATGTTCTTTCCTCATGTAATCACATGGAATGGGCTCAATTCCCCAAGCAACAAGTTGTGTTATTATATATTGTCTGCTAGGGAAGCTCATTAGAGACCCAGTGCTCACAGTGCTTTTGGGGGGCTGATCAAGTAGGCATCCTCCTGGCATGTGAAAAAGTCCAgactctaaaaaggaaaaaaggagttCAGTATATACTCTATTGATTCCATAAACCATTTAGGCACACTaagccactcttttttttttttttttttttttttgagacatagtctcgctctgtcacctaggctggagtgcagtggcatgatcttggctcactgcaagctccacctcccgggttcacaccattctgcctcagcctcccgaatccTGACctcgtctgtaatgccagcactttgggaggccaaggtgggcggatcacgaggtcaggagatcgagaccatcctggctaacatggtgaaaccccgtctctactaaatatacaaaaaattagccgggcatagtggcgggtgcctgtagtcccagctactggggaggttgaggcaggagaatggtgtgaacccgggaggtggaggttgcagtgagccaagatggcgccgctgcactccagcctgggcgacagagcaagactctatctcacacacacacacaaaaatcttaTACAGATTTGACCCTGTGTTTCATGGGATGCTAAGTGATATAGTACATGATAAGGCAGgagataaaaagtatttttcttacaAGGAATTGTTCGTCTTAAACTggaaatatttgtttcatttctataGCATTTCTCCAAGATGCTGTGTATCCTGTCATTGGAGAGCATAAGACTTGAAGTGATcatagtaaaaatgtaaaaataatttccaaatattcatGGTGGTGTTAAATTTATGAAGAAGTAAGTATGGACAGAGATTTGAGTTCTGATGTCAAAGTTATAGgataaatggagaaaaaggaattatatatgGACTTTTAATGAACTGAGTATATATCCTCAGTGCTGTCAGTCTCACCCGTCCTCCTCTATACATGTGGGATGTTTCAGGACTCAGTGGTctttgaggatgtggctgtgaacttcACCCAGGAGGAGTGGGCTTTGCTGGGTCCCTCTCAGAAGAAACTCTACAGAGATGTGATGCAAGAAACCTTTGTTAACTTGGCCTCTATAGGTAAGACTGAAATTATTCCCTCACTTAGTCAATTAGAGAACAAGTGTTTCTTGTTCATCAACAAGGTTCCAAGGTTTAGGATGTTGAAAGGGAATACTTTGGTAAATAAATCAGACAGGATAACAGCTCATCCTAGATTTAGAATCtaataatttttctataatttcaaaTAGTTTTAATGATTTTTCTGGGCCTGCATTTTAGGGGAAAACTGGGAGGAGAAGAACACTGAAGACCACAAAAATCAGGGCAGAAAGCTAAGGTGAGTTGtacttacaaaagaaaatactgtCTTATGAGAGAATCTTAGCATgtcattaagtttaaaaaatgaataattggAAGAAGCCCCATTccatatttatttgttgaaaattgTTGCCaagaaagttttcttaaaaatggTACAgatggctgggcgctgtggctcatgcctgtaatcccagcactttgggaggccgaggcgggcggatcacaaggtcaggagatcgagaccaaggtgaaaccccgtctctactaaaaatacaaaaaattagccgggcgtggtggcgggcgcgtgtagtcccagctactcaggaggctgaggcaggagaatggcgtaaacccggaggcagagcttgcagtgagccgagatcgcgccactgcactccagcctgggggatagagcgagactctgtctcaaaaaaaaaaaaaggtacagttgttcaatatttgaaaaatatttcgcCTGGAAACAATATTAAGAAACTCTATATTAtgaattttggccaggcatggtggctcatgcctgtaatcccagcactttgggaggctgaggtgggcagatcacctgaggtgtggagtttgaggccagcctggccaacatggcaaaaccctgcctctactgaaaatccaaaaattagccaggtgtggtggtgggttcctgtaatcccagctactcgtgaggctgaggcagaattgcttgaacccaggagatggaggttgcagtgagccaagattgtgccactgcactgcagcctcggcagcagagcaagactcttctcaaaaaaaaaaaaaaaaaagaaagaaactctatATTatgagttttgttgttttgataaTGGCTCTGGTCAAGTACTCTTCCTGAGCATTCATAACATACACTTCCCCTGAAAATGGCAAAAGTGTAATTCTACTACCTACTAATGATtgtgaaataataattataaaattattaattttaaaaagccactaattgtgtgcttttttttttttctcacagaagTCATATGGTAGAGAGGCTCTGTGAAAGGAAAGAAGGTAGTCAGTTTGGAGAAACCATCAGTCAGACTCCAAATCCTAAACCAAACAAGAAAACTTTTACTAGGGTGAAACCATATGAATGTAGTGTGTGTGGAAAGGACTATATGTGTCATTCATCTCTTAATAGGCACATGAGATCTCATACTGAACATAGATCATATGAGTATCACAAATATGGAGAGAAGTcatatgaatgtaaggaatgtgggaaaagaTTCAGCTTTCGAAGTTCATTTCGAATCCATgaaagaactcacactggagagaaaccctataaatgtaagcAGTGTGGTAAGGCTTTCAGTTGGCCCAGTTCCTTTCAAATACATGAAagaactcatactggagagaaaccttatgaatgtaaggaatgtgggaaggccttcatTTATCACACAACCTTTCGAGGACACATGAGAAtgcacacaggagagaaaccctataaatgtaaagaatgtgggaaaaCATTCAGTCATCCCAGCTCTTTTCGAAATCATGAAAGAACTCActctggagagaaaccctatgaatgtaaacaatgtggaaaagccttcagaTATTACCAAACTTTTCAAATacatgaaaggactcacactggGGAAAAACCCTATCAGTGTAAGCAATGTGGTAAAGCTCTTAGTTGTCCCACATCCTTTCGAAGTCATGAAAggattcacactggagaaaaaccctataaatgtaaaaaatgtggcaaagccttcagTTTTCCTAGTTCCtttagaaaacatgaaagaattcatacaggagagaaaccctatgattgtaaggaatgtgggaaagcatTCATTTCTCTTCCAAGCTATCGAAGACATATGATAATGCACACTGGAAATGGACCTTATAAATgcaaggaatgtgggaaagcctttgaTTGTCCTAGTTCTTTTCAAATCCATGAacggactcacactggagagaaaccctttgAATGTAAACAGTGTGGTAAAGCCTTCAGTTGTTCCAGTTCCTTTCGAATGCATgaaagaactcacactggagagaaaccccaTGAATGTAAACAGTGTGGTAAAGCCTTCAGTTGTTCCAGTTCTGTTCGAATacatgaaaggactcacactggagagaaaccctatgaatgtaaacagtGTGGAAAAGCCTTCAGTTGTTCCAGTTCCTTTCGAATGCATgaaagaattcacactggagagaaaccctatgaatgtaaacagtGTGGTAAAGCCTttagtttttctagttcctttcggatgcatgaaaggactcacactggagagaaaccctatgaatgtaaacagtGTGGTAAAGCCTTCAGTTGTTCCAGTTCCTTTCGAATgcatgaaaggactcacactggagagaaaccctacgaatgtaaACAGTGTGGTAAGGCATTTAGTTGTTCCAGTTCCATTCGAATacatgaaaggactcacactggagagaaaccttatgagTGTAAACAATGTGGTAAGGCCTTCAGTTGTTCTAGTTCTGTTCGAATgcatgaaaggactcacactggagagaaaccctatgaatgtaaacaatg
This window encodes:
- the ZNF709 gene encoding zinc finger protein 709 isoform X2, which gives rise to MRNLNCIHLSPGAQDSVVFEDVAVNFTQEEWALLGPSQKKLYRDVMQETFVNLASIGENWEEKNTEDHKNQGRKLRSHMVERLCERKEGSQFGETISQTPNPKPNKKTFTRVKPYECSVCGKDYMCHSSLNRHMRSHTEHRSYEYHKYGEKSYECKECGKRFSFRSSFRIHERTHTGEKPYKCKQCGKAFSWPSSFQIHERTHTGEKPYECKECGKAFIYHTTFRGHMRMHTGEKPYKCKECGKTFSHPSSFRNHERTHSGEKPYECKQCGKAFRYYQTFQIHERTHTGEKPYQCKQCGKALSCPTSFRSHERIHTGEKPYKCKKCGKAFSFPSSFRKHERIHTGEKPYDCKECGKAFISLPSYRRHMIMHTGNGPYKCKECGKAFDCPSSFQIHERTHTGEKPFECKQCGKAFSCSSSFRMHERTHTGEKPHECKQCGKAFSCSSSVRIHERTHTGEKPYECKQCGKAFSCSSSFRMHERIHTGEKPYECKQCGKAFSFSSSFRMHERTHTGEKPYECKQCGKAFSCSSSFRMHERTHTGEKPYECKQCGKAFSCSSSIRIHERTHTGEKPYECKQCGKAFSCSSSVRMHERTHTGEKPYECKQCDKAFSCSRSFRIHERTHTGEKPYACQQCGKAFKCSRSFRIHERVHSGE
- the ZNF709 gene encoding zinc finger protein 709 isoform X3 is translated as MGSPHPKRASRGVVGAVLAAGEVDRTPGRPRVWEMDSVVFEDVAVNFTQEEWALLGPSQKKLYRDVMQETFVNLASIGENWEEKNTEDHKNQGRKLRHMRSHTEHRSYEYHKYGEKSYECKECGKRFSFRSSFRIHERTHTGEKPYKCKQCGKAFSWPSSFQIHERTHTGEKPYECKECGKAFIYHTTFRGHMRMHTGEKPYKCKECGKTFSHPSSFRNHERTHSGEKPYECKQCGKAFRYYQTFQIHERTHTGEKPYQCKQCGKALSCPTSFRSHERIHTGEKPYKCKKCGKAFSFPSSFRKHERIHTGEKPYDCKECGKAFISLPSYRRHMIMHTGNGPYKCKECGKAFDCPSSFQIHERTHTGEKPFECKQCGKAFSCSSSFRMHERTHTGEKPHECKQCGKAFSCSSSVRIHERTHTGEKPYECKQCGKAFSCSSSFRMHERIHTGEKPYECKQCGKAFSFSSSFRMHERTHTGEKPYECKQCGKAFSCSSSFRMHERTHTGEKPYECKQCGKAFSCSSSIRIHERTHTGEKPYECKQCGKAFSCSSSVRMHERTHTGEKPYECKQCDKAFSCSRSFRIHERTHTGEKPYACQQCGKAFKCSRSFRIHERVHSGE
- the ZNF709 gene encoding zinc finger protein 709 isoform X1; the protein is MGSPHPKRASRGVVGAVLAAGEVDRTPGRPRVWEMDSVVFEDVAVNFTQEEWALLGPSQKKLYRDVMQETFVNLASIGENWEEKNTEDHKNQGRKLRSHMVERLCERKEGSQFGETISQTPNPKPNKKTFTRVKPYECSVCGKDYMCHSSLNRHMRSHTEHRSYEYHKYGEKSYECKECGKRFSFRSSFRIHERTHTGEKPYKCKQCGKAFSWPSSFQIHERTHTGEKPYECKECGKAFIYHTTFRGHMRMHTGEKPYKCKECGKTFSHPSSFRNHERTHSGEKPYECKQCGKAFRYYQTFQIHERTHTGEKPYQCKQCGKALSCPTSFRSHERIHTGEKPYKCKKCGKAFSFPSSFRKHERIHTGEKPYDCKECGKAFISLPSYRRHMIMHTGNGPYKCKECGKAFDCPSSFQIHERTHTGEKPFECKQCGKAFSCSSSFRMHERTHTGEKPHECKQCGKAFSCSSSVRIHERTHTGEKPYECKQCGKAFSCSSSFRMHERIHTGEKPYECKQCGKAFSFSSSFRMHERTHTGEKPYECKQCGKAFSCSSSFRMHERTHTGEKPYECKQCGKAFSCSSSIRIHERTHTGEKPYECKQCGKAFSCSSSVRMHERTHTGEKPYECKQCDKAFSCSRSFRIHERTHTGEKPYACQQCGKAFKCSRSFRIHERVHSGE